The following are encoded together in the bacterium genome:
- a CDS encoding response regulator, translating to MPESRSSGRLLVVEDEGITAIDTGDLLRGLGYEIAGVAYSGEDAIRRADELRPDLVLMDIRLRGAMDGVAAARAIHTRFGIPVVFATAYADDATLARARLAEPFGYVLKPFHERELRSTVEVALFKHRMERQRADVLAMLSHDIRNPLGVILAYSEMLAEELARGPGPQAEDLVRRVTATARAIHGLLTNYLDASRIETGRLCLARDAVAVNEVVARVCQQYDTEARRRGVSLVMQLAPSLPPAAADGVACERIVTNLLHNALKFTPRAGAVTLRSTLRAGMLTIEVADTGPGIPASRLPHLFDRYQQTAAARDGGGTGLGLFIVKTLAEAQGGRVGVDSAPGRGTCFTLSLPLASGAAAAAGD from the coding sequence ATGCCCGAGAGCCGAAGTTCCGGACGGCTGCTCGTCGTTGAGGACGAAGGCATCACCGCGATCGACACCGGAGACCTGCTGCGCGGTCTCGGCTACGAGATCGCGGGCGTCGCCTACTCCGGGGAGGACGCGATCCGCCGCGCCGACGAGCTGCGTCCCGACCTCGTCCTGATGGACATCCGTCTCCGCGGCGCGATGGACGGCGTGGCCGCGGCCCGCGCCATCCACACGCGCTTCGGCATCCCGGTGGTCTTCGCGACCGCCTACGCCGACGACGCCACGCTCGCCCGCGCCCGGCTCGCCGAGCCGTTCGGCTACGTCCTGAAGCCGTTCCACGAGCGCGAGCTGCGCTCCACCGTGGAGGTGGCGCTCTTCAAGCACCGCATGGAGCGCCAGCGCGCCGACGTCCTCGCGATGCTGAGCCACGACATCCGCAATCCCCTCGGCGTCATCCTCGCCTACAGCGAGATGCTGGCCGAGGAGCTCGCCCGCGGTCCGGGCCCGCAGGCCGAGGATCTCGTGCGCCGCGTGACGGCGACCGCGCGCGCAATCCACGGGCTGCTGACGAACTATCTCGACGCCTCGCGCATCGAGACCGGACGCCTCTGCCTCGCCCGCGACGCCGTCGCGGTGAACGAGGTCGTGGCGCGGGTCTGCCAGCAATACGACACGGAGGCCCGGCGTCGCGGGGTGTCGCTGGTGATGCAGCTCGCGCCGTCGCTTCCGCCGGCGGCTGCCGACGGCGTTGCCTGCGAGCGGATCGTCACGAATCTGCTCCACAACGCCCTCAAGTTCACGCCGCGCGCCGGTGCGGTGACCCTCCGCTCGACGCTGCGCGCGGGGATGCTCACGATCGAGGTGGCCGACACCGGCCCCGGCATCCCGGCGTCACGGCTGCCGCACCTCTTCGATCGCTACCAGCAGACCGCCGCCGCCCGCGACGGCGGCGGCACCGGTCTCGGCCTCTTCATCGTGAAGACGCTGGCCGAGGCGCAGGGCGGTCGCGTCGGGGTCGACAGCGCTCCGGGACGGGGAACCTGCTTCACGTTGTCCCTGCCCCTCGCATCGGGCGCCGCCGCCGCCGCGGGGGATTAG
- a CDS encoding GNAT family N-acetyltransferase, with protein MPGTGEPMGEALEIRRATAGDREAAVRLLAAQLAEHDIPAPRPQLEKAIDGMLAREERGAILLALRDGAPIGLAVMSQTWTVEHGGTAMWLDELYIEPAHRGGGIGARLLDAVVAEAQRRGARALDLEVTADHARAANLYARRGFQRHDRVRWVLRLT; from the coding sequence GTGCCCGGCACCGGCGAGCCCATGGGCGAGGCGCTCGAGATCCGTCGCGCGACGGCGGGCGACCGCGAGGCCGCCGTGCGGCTCCTCGCCGCGCAGCTCGCGGAGCACGACATCCCGGCTCCGCGCCCGCAGCTCGAGAAGGCCATCGACGGCATGCTCGCCCGCGAGGAGCGCGGCGCCATCCTGCTGGCCCTGCGCGACGGCGCGCCGATCGGCCTCGCGGTCATGTCGCAGACCTGGACCGTCGAGCACGGCGGCACCGCCATGTGGCTCGACGAGCTGTACATCGAGCCCGCGCACCGCGGCGGCGGCATCGGCGCGCGCCTGCTCGACGCGGTCGTCGCCGAGGCGCAGCGGCGCGGCGCCCGTGCGCTCGACCTCGAGGTGACGGCCGACCATGCGCGCGCCGCGAATCTGTACGCGCGGCGCGGTTTCCAGCGTCACGACCGCGTGCGCTGGGTACTGCGGCTGACCTAA